aatgggggaaactccccaaatacagttgtgccaagcttgcagtgtCATATCCAataagactcaatgctgtaatcgctgccaaaggtgcttcgacacagtactgagtaaagggtctggatacttatgtaaaaaaatatatatatatattatcaaacatttctaaaaactgtttttgccttgtcattatggggtattgtgtgaaagcttgaggggaaaaaaacaatttaatacattttagaataagactgtaatgtaaccaaatgtggaaaaagtaaagggttttgaatactttccgaaggcactgtagaccCAAAACTGTGTATGAGTGAAAATCTTATTCTGTGGTGCACGCATGGCCTAGTGGTAACACTTCCAGCAGTATTCAAACAGTACATGTTACAACTGCAATCTTCTGCACTGTCTAGACTATAAATACAGCTTGAGAAAATAAGTAGCGTATGGAGGGTGGAATTACACTTAAATAATATTGTTCGGTCAACACCCCATGGGGGAATTAATTTGATCTGTCAATCAATGCCGAATTGAGTCAATTGTCACCCAATGCACATCTGCACATCTGCGCCATCACCACATGCCACCACCATCTGCCAACTCCCCATTATTGGATAACGTTCCCCCTGAGCATTGTTTCCACGGCACCCTGGCCTTCTCTTGCAGACTCCATGTAAAGCAGGCAATCAGGAgccatctctctccttttcctcatGGTCTTccactcccttcctctctctccttccctcctacCCTCCCCCTCAAGGCTCTCGCAAAATGTCAAACATCACTCAAAATATGACAGAAAAAGTATATGTCACACAACCAAATTGCATGTGGAAAGTGAATGCAACATGCTACAGGTGATAAGTGAACTGTTGTCTGTCCAGTGACCTGCAGGTTGGGGAGTTGTGGTGGGGTGGAGTGAACATACCTGTAGATTCCTGAAATTTTCAGCAGAGGCTCAAACCCTCTGGAGGAGTTGTGTAACATTGTAGCAGCAGGGGGCAGGGCTTCCAGTGTGACATCATGGGGAAAGAGCACTATAAATTGAAGGCTACGACTCAGACACCTGCAGACAAACAAGCAAGCAGCAAAGCAGAAGACAGCTGGGATAATTTGCCAAAGCGCATTTAAGGGTATTATACTTCACCATGAGCTCTACAAACAGACCAACAGCAACCATGTCAGCACACGCCAGCCTGCTCCTTCTCATCaccgtgtgtgtgtccatgcaggaAGGTAAGTACTACAGCGCTATTATTATAATAGGATTTAGGATTTGTTATTTCCTCCACAAGCAAACACAGACTTAATCATGTCATTGAAGTATTGAAAAATAATGGTCAAGTGTCTTCCACTGATCATTTTCTGAATGCATAACTTAATACAAAATatcccaaaaatattattttggaaTGACGAActatacaaaaaaaatatgaCATTATATTGATGTTCTATGCTACTGTCTTGCATCAATAAAACACTAGCTGACTTTCCATTTAAACTAATTATTAGCCCTATAAAATGGTGACATGGTGCAGCATTGACTACATGTTTTCATTGTCTAGAGCAATGTAAAGACTTACTCATAAGCACACTCATTAAATTCAGTGACAAGATATACAAAGCAACAAAGAGACACGTTTCAGCAAGCCCCGTTCCAACTGTCACGTCATCAATGAAGATTTATCGTTAACACATTAAAACCAATGTTGAATCTCACTTCAACCTTGCTGACTAGCTCAGGGGTACACATTCTCAAATGTTGATTATCTGGAGAAACTCTTCATCTCACACAACAAATTAATGATCTTGTATTTGAGTGATCTTGGTTGTCAAAAGCACCTTAAACTTGAACTTGTGAGAGCATGACAatgtttgcttgctgtttgtagACTTGTCATTGTACAGTCAGAAAATACCAGAGGCTGTATCATCATActctggtcatctctgtataggGACAAATGAGATGATATGACTCCACTGAGTCAATAAAGAGGTGAAGTTTCCTCTAAATGTCTGCCCTTCACTATTTGAATGTTTGAACAGACAGATGACAGAGATTACAGATGATTACTAGCTTTCCACGGAAATGATTGATTAGACAGACTGTTGTGATAGATCAAGGAAAATAGCTGAGTACTGGTAATAATACACTTGTATAGTGTCGCTTTATGCTGTTGGCTGGGTTGGGGAGTAAGGGATTACGACAAAAATGTTTTAACTGTAATCCATTACATTACCAGCATTTTTAAataatgtaatcagattacagatacttttgaaaaactagatgattactttgaggattacttttaaattcagaaaggatgtttgcgggaaaaaaaatatttgacacctctgttttctcaatgacattcaaatcagcattgaaaaaaggcgcaaatTTAAAattgttccacctgagtgagtctgaccacaagtcagagaccactatgatgacgcaccaaatgtgtttgatggatcgtggGAAAAGAGAACGAATAGggttttgtaggctacagtctaaGCTTTCCAATAATGCGATTGTTGTCAGCAttcaaagattatccaacttgaataaacgcttggaggtaaggatgaagCTGCctgtcaatcattgtttttgaaaccagctTGTGAAAAATGTGCAACAGCcccatagtgcggatcccagcctacggaatgaaagtggggcttttattgctcaatctaattcacgctgataaaaaaactaaaaatccataggcctaatggacacatgctcaaactcacacacttttgaaTAGACCTAAAGGGGCagtctgtagttgctacatccatttttggatttataaatgatagatatatatatatatatccattgattcttgaagaatataacttataaatgcctcatgagcttagttcaaatgTCACACTCAACCCAAAAgataagcttgtttttctccatTGTAAATGTAatcaaacactgtatagcctacaTATGGTTAAAACAATACTTTTTATATCATgattggtcagtccttgcatccatagctctgtctattaatctgagagtggttacatttctccaggcccatccctcagttttttaccaaaacagaggcggggcgaTTTGTTTGggtattgtttcatctgtggatttgccttttaaacagctgcatattatcaagatatcaaagtgtcaacaacaaaaaggtaaacaatacgcatatagcaaatgcagcatattgcattcatttttcacatgtataTAGTACTTTTCAGTAGTGCCCAAAACATACCATTTAATgagagcagcatttatttttcaactcgaatcaatgagcaCAATCAGtactccatgacaacaaaatcatgaACAACAGAGTGAGGCTGGCTAATACGTCCTTAGTTTTGGGTTtgtgctcaggtaaaacaatttggctaatcaaTACTTCCATATTtttgactggaattctgatagactttggtttgtAAAATTATaatttaatcgtattattatatGTATTTGAAAGAGATGGGTTAGAAGAATTCTACATAATCAAACCATAAAGTAAAATTTAACATCCTTATAAACTTTAACAtagatttatcctgcaatagatgttgttcaattggtaacatgcatttttgtcttcttctaatgtctCTTAAgaggaaagtaatctaaaagtaacggaatgtaatcagattacgttactgagtttgggtaatacaaaagttacgttactgattacaattttggacaggtaactaactagtaactgtaacggatggTGGATCGTATGGTCTTGATGCACCAGGATTGGTTTCTAAGCTATATCCTTGTCTGTCATGTAGGTTTTGGACATCCACTGTCAGAGAGGCCTAAGTCCAGTGATCTGGCTCCACCTCACAGAGTGCGGACCAAACGCTGTGCCTGCAACAACCAGCTGGACTCTGAATGCCACTACTTTTGCCATCTTGACATCATCTGGGTCAACACACCAAGGTGGACACACATACCTCACAGAAAAAATATGCATTTCTAGAGCgaaacacatgcacatacacttaCTTACACTACACACCAAGTACGTCAAACAAATACCTACTCAGCTTTGCAGACATGTACTTGAGAAATTAACTTATGTGGGTCAATTACATCCCTGTGTgatgatatcaacattatcgCTCAACGTTAATATTTGCATCGTTTTTTATTTTAGCTGTGCATCACTATTATCAATATGCCATTATTCTGGCAATCCTCCCTGTCTGGCATCACTACATTTTAATTTTATAAATGCCAAGGAACAAAGTCTATAAACATTGTGGTTATATTTTGAGGGTGACTGATAAAACTGATattccctttctttctttcccctTCTGCAGTAAGACCACTGTTTACGGCTTGGGCAGCCCTCTGTCACGTCGCCGTAAGTCTGccggtccctgtgtgtgtgcggACTCTGACGACCACACCTGCACCAGCTTCTGTCTGGACAGGTGAGTTGGGGTCAAAACAATGGCCAAGacaccttcacacacaccaccaccgcagacagacagatactcaGTCACTGTGGAATGTAATTACTTTTATTAGTCAGCCATTTGAGTACACAGAACAATAGGGACTCCCCGTTGGAGCTCTTCAAGGTGCACAAGGCGTGGTAGTCTGAGAGCATAGCTCACTTCTCTGGGATGCTATTATTAGCTTGACCAAGTGTTATTGTGTGTATCACACAGGCGTTCCCTCTCATGGTGGAATGAATCTGCACCACAATGTTACGGAGTGCCCGAGGGGGCAGTGTAATCCCAGGCTGCTCTAGCATCCCCACTGCATGTTTTGATTGGCTGAGGGGACAGGGGAGTGAAGTGTGTAGGAGTCTCACGCATTGAAAGGCTGAGATAAGGATTAATGGTTCCTAAGGATGAAAGAGAAACAAATACATGCACCTAGAGACACCCAGAGACTCATTGCACTCATTGTTCCTCATTGGGAGACAAACAGGGGCTGTTTTTCCACTTAGGGACAgatagggctctattcaatccgttaCGTTACAACTGGATTGAAATTGAAAGACAATGTTCCCGcgttagcggagactgcattcacagtaaacgctgCATACAGTATGTCGGCTCAAATCCAAATGACCTTGACATTTCTAGCACGCAGTCTGTAACGCTTCAGCAATCCAGATTGGATAGAGCCCTTAGATATTATATTGTAAATACATTATTGTTTGGTCTATGACCTTGCAAAGATGTCAGTAAAACTTTTAGTGTACAATAAAGTACAATAAAGTTGTCTTTAGATTACCAAATTGGCACAAAAAAAGAGGCAACAGTTTACACACCTGATTCTTTGATCAAAGGTATTGTGAGAATTCACTGATATGAGTTTGTTTGAGgggtatctacagtgccttcagaaagtattcataccccttgacctaatctactttttgttgtgttacagcctgaattcaaaatggattaaatagaaacatgttctcacccatctacacacatcaCTGTtggcaagcttcctgccatccaggacctctataccaggcagtgtcagaggaaggccctaaaaattgtcaaagactccagccacccacaGCAAACTGTACcgaagcaccaagtctaggtccaagaggcttctaaacagcttctacccccaagccataatattCCTGACCATCTAGTCAAATGgcaacccagactatttgcattgccccccctctttacaccactgctactgtctgtcatcatctatgcatagtcactttaatgactctacctacatgtacatactacctcaactaaccggtatccccgcacattgactctatatcggtacccccatgtatatagtctcgctattgttattttactccCCAGTCCTTTAACGATAACAAGCATATCTATAACatgatgcttgaaaatatggagaatggtactccgtaatgtgttgtattgaatttgcttcaaacataacactttgtattcaggacaaaaagttaattgctttggcaattttttttgcagcattactttagtgccttgttgcaaacaggatgcatgttttggaatatttttattctgtaccaACTTCACAACTtcctgtcaattaggttagtattgtgaagtaactacaatgttgtacATCCATCAttcgttttctcctatcacagccattaaactctgtaactgttttaaaatcaccattggcctcatggtgaaatccctgagcagtttcctttctCTCCAGCAACTGAATTAGGATAGACGTGTCACGCTCGTCGTAATCACATTCAGACCAGACGTGATCTGGGTTCCATATGTTTATTGAGTGAAACGCACAAAAGAAACAATAAAGATTGAACGAAACATGACGTTCTGGAGAGCTCACaggcaacaacacaaaaacaagatcccacaaaatggctgcctaaatatgattcccccccccccccccccccctagttaCACCCTAACCAAagtagagaataaaaaggctctctatggtcagggcgtgacaagatgcctgtatctttgtagtaactgggtgtacACCATTGGGTGATACACCAtccattgatacaccatccaaagtgtaattattaacttcaccatgctcaaagcgaTATTCTatatctgcttttttatttttattgtacccatctaccaataggtgcccttctttgagaggcattggaaaacctccctggtctttgtggttgaatctgtgtttgaaattcacactgtgtgtggtacagagatgaggtagtcatttcaaaatcatgttaaactctATTATTACACACCATCCGAGTCCATGCACCTTATTATGTGACAAAAACGCTTTTattcctgaatttatttaggcttgccataacaaaatgattaaatacttattgactcaaaacatttcagctttttaattttttttaatcatttgtGAAAATGTAGAAAAACTAAATTAATTtcaacattatggggtattgtgtgtaggccagtgaccaaaaaaaaactaaatttaatacatttttaaatcaaatcaaagtttatttgtcacatgcgcagaatacaacaggtaacttacagtgaaatgcttacttacaggccctaaccaacagtgcaactGAAGTAAAtaataggtattaggtgaacaatagatgagtaaagaaataaaaacaacagtgaaaagtaacagtagcgaggctataacagtagcgaggcaataacagtagcgaggctatatacaggcatcgtttagtcgggctaattgaagCAGTATGTACATCTAGGTAtggttaaaatgactatgcatatacagtacgataaacagagagtagcagtagagtaaaagaggggttgtaaattcaggctgtaacacaacaaaatgtggaaagagtgtgtgaatactttctgaacgcactgCATCTTTGTTTTCACAACAGTAAAATTCCACCAAAATTCAAGGTTCGCAACACTGAGGCAAATTGCTGTGTCATTTTATGGTTTATTCCATAGCTTTTGGAGAACTCTTTCACTGATCACCGTTTTATGATGTCATGTTCAAAATGTctgccccatctctctctctcttgtgtgcAGCTCAGATAACTCTTCACCCCAGACTGCCATTAAGAGCTCCCGTGCCAACCTGTTGACTTTCCTTAGGTGAGCTTAAAATAAATCCTGGAACAGCTGTTTGCTATTCTGGTTATCAAATTAAGCATAGGCTGTACACATAATTATTTCATTTAGTACCACAAGATGACCTTTGTGATATTGTTGCTGACCAGTGTCTCTTTCCTCCATAGATCTATGGTCAGAGCCTCTGAGAGAACCAGGGGATGGGCTTTCCCACCCAGGAAGGAAGCAACCAGGGCCCCTGGGCTTGATGAGCGCTAAACGACATGGCATGGCAGACAGAGTGAGAAGAGAAGAGCGAGTACCAGAACAAATTACACTACTCTAACATGGAGAGGAGCAGAAAAAGGGCTGCTGGTAGAGAGATGTGTCACATGCAGGAAGGCCACAGACCGGTGGGACTGCCTGTTTGTTTGTCGGTTTGTACCCATAAATAGAGGTTGGAAAACAAAATGTGACAGAGGCCTGAAGACAGAGAATAGATGCTAGATCTATCTTGAGGGATGGATCAGGCATGATGCATACAGGCTATTTGTGCAGCAAAATATTTATGTTAGGGGCAGGAGGGACAAGAGTGGTCCATGCTACTGGCAGACTCTGGCCAGGTAGCCGTAAAGGAGAGAACACTTGATGTGTGTAGGCTGGTTGTCTGTGTTCAAAACAGTGGCAGACCATTGCTGTCATGATGGAAAGAACGTGACAGGGAGAATATGACTGACAGGCTACTGATACGATCATCAAAATGATGTATGAGAGAACCAGTGTTTTACTCTTTCTTTTGCAAACATATTTAATCTCTCCATTATTTGATTGTATAATAACAACATATTATGATTGCTATGCAGGTTATTCACCAGGGGAAATGACTGAGGTCATTTAAAGGTGCAATGTTTAGGATTATACACTTAGTGTACTTAACATTAAGAATacatttctaatattgagttgtaaagttgactggatgtcttttgggtggtgggccattcttgatacacatgggaaactgttgagcgtgaaaatcgCAGCAGTGTTACAGTTCTTGATACAAACCGGTgagcttggcacctactaccataccccgttcaaaggcacttaagtcttgcccattcaccctctaactGGCACACATatataatccatgtctcaaatgtgTCAAATCTTAAAaattattctttaacctgtctcctccccttcatctagaataattgaagtgaatttaacaagtgacatccaataagggataatagctttcacctggattcacctggtcagtttgtcatggaaagagcaggtgtccttaaagttttgtacactcagtgtatatgtgtgtgtgggtgggagtaAAAAATACATAACATCGAAACATACGATATGATATATCATTGACTATTTATTCAATTCTTGAGATTTTGATTtagaccacttctgtattgagtgaCTGTGTGAAGCAGTGTGTAATAATAAACTAATTAATGCTTGAATTATACAAAATACTTGACTTATTCTCCTTATTTGATTGCTTTGACTAGATGATGAACTCTACATTTACATACAACACAGTGTAATAGTTCCATTGCAAATTTTCTGATGGGTCAAGGAGTGCAGCCGGAATGGACTTGTCAGTCTTTGGTTTATAAACCTGCAAACGAACATATTATAAAGGGAATGTGAAGGGACAAGGAATTGCACCAAAGTCACATGTGGCCAATTCTCCTGTGTTGTTTTATGGTGTGATACAgaacaaatcaaatctatttatatagcccttcgtacatcagctgatatctcaaagtgctgtacagaaacacagcctaaaaccccaaacagcaagcaatgcaggtgttgaagcatgttggctatgaaaaactccctagaaaggccaaaacttaggaagaaacctagagaggaaccaggctctgaggggtggtcagtccttttctggctgtgccgggtggagattataacagaacatggccaaaatgttcaaatgttcataaatgaccagcatggtcaaataataggtctgggacaggtagcacgtccggtgaacaggtcaggattccatagctgcaggcagaacagttgaaactggagcagcagcacggccaggtggactggggacagcaaggaattatcatgtcaggtagtcctgaggcatggtcctagggctcaggtcctccgagaaagagaaagaaagagagaattagagagagcatacttaaattcacacaggacaccggataagacaggagaagtactccagatataataaactgaccctagccccccgacacaaactactgcagcataaatactggaggcacATCTAGCCTGTGGGATAAGAGACAGGAAGCATATTCAAGTTGCCTGGATTTAAACAGTTTTTTCCTGGTGTATACTTGGGACAGAAAGGGAAACACCTAATAAGCAATGACTGAGCACTTTGAATTTACTGAATCATATAAATTATCACTCCACATCATACTATATGTACTGTTAATTGATGAGGTTGGTGTGGAAAAACAAAAGGTCACTTTAGTGTTGTGTGAAGAGTGGACTTATTAATGAAAACTCATAGGTGAGATTGAATGGGCCATTTCTAAACTATGTAACGTACAGTATATGATTACTAATTTGGCAGTGGTGTAGAACCACACTTTGAACAGAGTGTCCTGAGTACCAAGCCACTGAATCTCACCAGAATGTGAAACGTTGAAAGGATACCATTAGCTTATTAGTAGCTTATTGATGATGTAAACATGTCTGTAGTGAGGAGCAACATGCTATAATGTTGCATTGTTACGTAAATATGGGTAATTGTAGCTCTCCACAGACCTATACATTAGGATTCTCCATTCACTTCACTAGGAAACAAACTAATAACTATAACTGTTTTGAGAAATACTCTCACATGCTGATGTATGCCACGTGGAGCAAATAATCGAGAAATAtaatattatttttctatttctgTACAGTAGTTTCACCTTCTCCCAGTCTCTTAAGCCAGCGCAAACACTGCTCAAACGGAGGCCCAAGGTAGATAAATGGCCAAGGAATTAAAAAGCtcaaatgaatttaaaaaaatagattTGCCCTTCAAAAGCAGGCCAGTTTGTATTGTTATAAGGATCTCTTGGCACATTTCCTATGACCAAATGTGTCATTGTGGTAGTCTCCTGCACCACCCATTCTTAGTTATCATGACCCCTTGCTGACCTGTAGGACATAGGCCTATTGCTGAGACGATGAGTAACACTGGGAATTGTCTTTACTGGGGTTTTTAATGAGATGACTTTTAAATAATCAAATCTCCCCTTTGGCAGTGTGATGCAATCAGCCCAATTTCAGTCATACTTGTTGTCATACATCTACTGTAGAGTACTCCTGCGGCCAGGCTCTCCAGACAGGCCCCAGCATAGTCCTCGTGTTTCCTCGTGTCACCACAACAATAATAGACCAGAGGGCAACAAGGTCACACCATGTCCCATAATGTTAtcttatactgtacattactcaGATAATTGTGAATCCACCTACAGTTCTGCATCAGAAATCTATCCTCTGCCAAAACCCTGCTCTATTTAAAGTAACCTGCTATGCTCAAATCTGCTCTACGGCAACAAGGGTTGCAAAACTCAGATAATTTTAATTTCCATAATTCTGACAGGAAGTGTTTAAAATGTACCCTGGATTTTTCATTTCCAGTGTTACTCATCGGCTGGGTAAACCTTTCGGTTTTCTATGAAATGGTGTTGGGTtctaagaatatgaaatgtcactgagggagagaggggaatgtataatgtttacattctgTACAGATATAttattgttagccatcagggatcctATGGGAGGAAAAAGACACAGTCTGGTACGAGTCAACATGACAgccgtgagttggggaggagtgagcactttggggcAGAGGTCAGGTCGGATGAAGTGAGGtagaacagatatcactaaggttctgtctagcaacagagataCATTGGCTGTTCAAATGTgcaggaggagactcagcctaggagaacaggttaaatatcagtgcttgtgtgaatctGTCTTTTGTCTTATGCAGCTGTATCGGCCcaatgggtgaataaacttggtttgagctttattAAGCGTCCGTGATGTTTTAATAGGTtcatttagaacctaacagttgGCACTGCAAGCAGGGTTCATCACGATTTACAGTTGAACTAGAGATTCCGAATCAGCGAAACAGGAGCCGGCACCAGAAACAAGGTAGGCACAGTTTCTACACCTGTTATCACTAATTCTGACATCTTGGGGAGATGAAAGTCGTAGGCTGAACCAATTATAGGACACGGACCTAGAAAGCCTGAGCTTATTTAGTAGTCCAATTGTATTACGACAGGTCGTAGCTTTAAAGAGGGTAAGTCCCTAGCAGGATAGAATCCAGTAGTAGTAACTTTCACTGTGGCCATATTATTAACCCTTCGCACATTCGCACACGTAAGATTCATAGCTTTAAAGAGGGTAAGTCCCGAGCACGATAGTTCCTGTGGAGGGTAAATCTCTTAGAGACAATCGATTTACCCCGATTCTCCCTGTAAAGCAGGGCTAGAGGATTTTAGTAAAGCCATGGAGGCGCTGAAAGAAGCGCACGAGCATTCTAGCAATTTGGTTCGAATATGGGAGAAATTTAGCAAACTGGATAAAATTGGTCAGCATTTCCCGGCTAACGGAAGTTCCAATCTAATAGAGCAAGATGC
The genomic region above belongs to Oncorhynchus mykiss isolate Arlee chromosome 3, USDA_OmykA_1.1, whole genome shotgun sequence and contains:
- the LOC110519762 gene encoding endothelin-2-like — protein: MSSTNRPTATMSAHASLLLLITVCVSMQEGFGHPLSERPKSSDLAPPHRVRTKRCACNNQLDSECHYFCHLDIIWVNTPSKTTVYGLGSPLSRRRKSAGPCVCADSDDHTCTSFCLDSSDNSSPQTAIKSSRANLLTFLRSMVRASERTRGWAFPPRKEATRAPGLDER